The proteins below are encoded in one region of candidate division TA06 bacterium B3_TA06:
- the cysK gene encoding cysteine synthase A, with translation MVNIKENILDLIGDTPIVYLKKFGAGLDAAIAAKLEMFNPYSVKDRPVSYMIAAAEQEGKINKDSTIIEATSGNTGLALAFICAIKGYRLTICMSEIQSQERKQLLRALGAQLELTPASKGTKGAKERALQLLKKIPNSFYIEQHANPANPRAHSETTAEELWRDTDGRIDILVAGLGTTGTLMGTAQVIKPRKPSFKVVGVEPEIAPMISAGIFKPHRQAGTSPGFVPKILKRELLDEVITVSEQDAFAACRELALREGILAGITSGMTAFAARELARRPDNKGKLIVCVFADSGERYLSVEGLY, from the coding sequence GTGGTGAACATTAAAGAGAATATCCTTGATCTTATAGGGGACACCCCAATTGTATATCTGAAGAAGTTCGGTGCAGGCCTCGATGCCGCCATTGCCGCCAAGCTGGAGATGTTTAATCCATACAGCGTCAAGGACCGGCCGGTATCCTACATGATCGCCGCGGCAGAGCAGGAAGGAAAGATCAATAAAGATAGCACCATAATCGAGGCCACATCTGGAAACACCGGGCTGGCATTGGCGTTTATCTGTGCAATAAAAGGCTACAGGCTTACGATCTGCATGTCCGAGATCCAATCACAGGAACGCAAACAACTGCTGCGGGCATTAGGAGCACAACTCGAGCTTACCCCGGCCAGCAAGGGGACAAAAGGAGCCAAGGAAAGGGCGCTTCAATTACTCAAGAAGATTCCCAACTCCTTCTACATCGAGCAACATGCAAACCCCGCGAACCCCCGTGCACACTCCGAGACCACCGCAGAGGAACTCTGGCGCGACACCGACGGCAGGATAGACATCCTGGTGGCAGGCCTCGGCACCACCGGGACGCTTATGGGCACGGCCCAGGTGATAAAGCCGCGCAAGCCGTCCTTTAAGGTCGTGGGAGTGGAGCCGGAGATAGCACCTATGATCTCGGCCGGCATATTCAAGCCCCACCGACAGGCAGGAACCAGCCCGGGGTTCGTGCCAAAGATTCTCAAACGAGAACTGCTGGACGAGGTAATCACCGTATCTGAGCAAGACGCCTTTGCCGCCTGCCGGGAGCTTGCATTGAGAGAAGGTATACTTGCCGGAATCACTTCAGGCATGACTGCTTTCGCCGCACGGGAACTCGCCAGACGTCCTGACAACAAGGGCAAACTGATCGTCTGCGTCTTCGCCGACTCAGGCGAGCGGTATCTCAGTGTGGAAGGACTATATTGA
- a CDS encoding thioredoxin family protein codes for MSDLKIEVFGAGCAKCRKTQELFMRALSEMGIAADVQHITDMNEMINRGVMFTPAVFINGEKVIEGKVPTLPEVFSLLRNAGAGP; via the coding sequence ATGTCTGATCTTAAGATAGAGGTATTCGGGGCGGGATGTGCAAAGTGCCGCAAAACCCAGGAGTTATTCATGCGGGCATTGAGCGAGATGGGAATCGCCGCCGATGTGCAGCATATCACCGACATGAATGAGATGATAAACCGGGGGGTGATGTTTACCCCGGCGGTGTTCATCAACGGGGAAAAGGTTATCGAAGGCAAGGTGCCCACCCTGCCCGAGGTCTTCTCCCTTCTCCGAAACGCAGGCGCAGGCCCTTAG